One window of Canis lupus baileyi chromosome 21, mCanLup2.hap1, whole genome shotgun sequence genomic DNA carries:
- the EPS8L2 gene encoding epidermal growth factor receptor kinase substrate 8-like protein 2 isoform X2 — protein MHETSQYHVQHLATFIMDKSEAIVSVDDAIRKLVQLSSKEKVWTQEMLLQVNDQSLRLLDIESQEELENFPLPTVRHSQTVLNQLRYPSVLLLVCQDSEQSKPDIHFFYCDEVEADLVHEDIESALADCRQGKKMRPQTLKGHQEKIRQRQSVLPPPKDPAPIPFQRYGSDSPTSKNRVGPPMPLSEPGFRRRESQDEEPRALLAQKIEKETQILNCALDDIEWFVARLQKAAEAFKQLNQRKKGKKKGKKGPAEGVLTLRARPPSEAQFVDCFQKIKLAINLLAKLQKHIQNPSAAELVHFLFGPLDLIISTCGGPDIARSVTSPLLSRDAVGFLRGHLVPKETMLWESLGETWTRPRFEWPREPLVPLYVPKFHSGWEPPLDVLQDAPWEVEAPENELIPANRLSFRSSPKHNLVSEPTCPPPGDIPPAVSSPQAHRGYAPAPAMAKYVRILYDFTARNANELSVLKDEVLEVLEDDHQWWKLRNRSGQAGYVPCNILDETRLEDAPLDQAGLKYWGPSSPTHKLPRSFAGDKDELIHHMDEVNDELIRRISHIRTQPQRNFRVERSQPVGLPLTYESGPAEVRAWLEAKAFSARIVENLGILTGPQLFSLNKDELKKVCGEEGIRVYSQLTVQKAVLEEQQGGSELEELMSKFHSKNQRRVEDDS, from the exons CACCTGGCCACGTTCATCATGGACAAGAGTGAGGCCATCGTGTCCGTGGATGACGCCATCCGGAAACTGGTGCAGCTGAGCTCCAAGGAGAAAGTGTGGACGCAGGAGATGCTGCTGCAGGTCAACGATCAGTCGCTGCGGCTGCTGGACATAGAGTCCCAG GAGGAGCTGGAGAACTTCCCGCTGCCCACCGTGCGGCACAGCCAGACGGTGCTGAACCAGCTGCGCTACCCCTCGGTGCTGCTGCTCGTGTGCCAGGACTCGGAGCAGAGCAAACCTGACATCCACTTCTTCTACTGCGACGAggtggag GCGGACCTGGTGCATGAGGACATCGAGAGCGCGCTGGCCGACTGCCGTCAAGGGAAGAAGATGCGGCCACAGACCCTGAA GGGCCACCAGGAGAAGATCCGGCAGCGGCAGTCGGTCCTGCCCCCCCCCAAGGACCCGGCCCCCATCCCCTTCCAGCGCTACGGCAGTGACTCCCCAACCAGCAAGAACCGGGTGGGCCCGCCGATGCCGCTCAGTGAGCCAG GCTTCCGCCGTCGGGAGTCGCAGGATGAGGAGCCCCGAGCCCTGCTGGCCCAGAAGATAGAAAAGGAAACG CAAATCCTCAACTGTGCCCTGGACGACATCGAGTGGTTCGTGGCTCGGCTGCAGAAGGCGGCAGAGGCTTTCAAGCAGCTGAACCAGcgcaagaaagggaagaagaaggggaagaaggggccAGCAG AGGGGGTCCTCACGCTGCGGGCACGGCCCCCCTCCGAGGCCCAGTTTGTCGACTGTTTTCAGAAGATCAAGCTGGCTATCAACCTTCTC GCCAAGCTGCAGAAGCACATCCAGAACCCCAGCGCTGCAGAACTCGTGCACTTCCTCTTCGGACCTCTGGACCTG ATCATCAGCACCTGTGGGGGCCCAGACATCGCCCGCTCCGTCACCAGCCCCCTGCTTTCCCGCGATGCCGTGGGCTTCCTGCGAGGCCACCTGGTCCCCAAGGAGACGATGCTGTGGGAGTCTCTCGGGGAGACATGGACTCGTCCTCG CTTTGAGTGGCCGCGGGAGCCCCTGGTGCCCCTGTACGTGCCCAAGTTCCACAGCGGCTGGGAGCCACCCCTGGACGTGCTGCAGGACGCTCCCTGGGAAGTGGAGGCCCCGGAGAACGAG CTGATCCCAGCAAACCGGCTATCCTTTCGAAGCTCCCCCAAACACAACCTGGTATCTGAGCCCACATGTCCACCTCCGGGAGACATCCCCCCCGCAGTCAGCTCCCCGCAGGCTCACAG GGGCTACGCACCCGCGCCAGCCATGGCCAAGTATGTCAGGATCCTCTATGACTTCACGGCCCGCAACGCCAACGAGCTGTCAGTGCTCAAGGACGAGGTCCTGGAG GTGCTGGAGGATGACCACCAGTGGTGGAAGCTTCGCAATCGCAGCGGCCAGGCGGGCTACGTGCCCTGCAACATCCTGGACGAGACTCGGCTGGAGGACGCCCCCCTGGATCAG gccgGTCTGAAATACTGGGGTCCCTCCAGCCCCACTCACAAGCTGCCCCGGAGCTTCGCGGGGGACAAAGACG AGTTGATCCACCACATGGACGAGGTCAACGACGAGCTCATCAGGAGGATCAGCCACATCAGGACGCAGCCGCAGCGGAACTTCCGCGTGGAGCGCAGCCAGCCCGTGGGCCTGCCGCTCACCTACGAGTCCGGGCCCGCAGAGGTCCGCGCCTGGCTGGAGGCCAAGGCCTTCAGCGCCCG gatcGTGGAGAACCTGGGCATCCTGACGGGCCCGCAGCTCTTCTCGCTCAACAAGGACGAGCTGAAGAAGGTGTGCGGAGAGGAGGGCATCCGCGTGTACAGCCAGCTCACCGTGCAGAAGGCGGTCCTGGAG GAGCAGCAAGGTGGGTCGGAGCTGGAGGAGCTCATGAGCAAGTTTCATTCCAAGAACCAGAGGAGGGTGGAGGACGACAGCTAG
- the EPS8L2 gene encoding epidermal growth factor receptor kinase substrate 8-like protein 2 isoform X1 yields MSQLGSVSCCPGAANGSLGRSDGVTKMSAKDLFEQRKKYSNSNIIMHETSQYHVQHLATFIMDKSEAIVSVDDAIRKLVQLSSKEKVWTQEMLLQVNDQSLRLLDIESQEELENFPLPTVRHSQTVLNQLRYPSVLLLVCQDSEQSKPDIHFFYCDEVEADLVHEDIESALADCRQGKKMRPQTLKGHQEKIRQRQSVLPPPKDPAPIPFQRYGSDSPTSKNRVGPPMPLSEPGFRRRESQDEEPRALLAQKIEKETQILNCALDDIEWFVARLQKAAEAFKQLNQRKKGKKKGKKGPAEGVLTLRARPPSEAQFVDCFQKIKLAINLLAKLQKHIQNPSAAELVHFLFGPLDLIISTCGGPDIARSVTSPLLSRDAVGFLRGHLVPKETMLWESLGETWTRPRFEWPREPLVPLYVPKFHSGWEPPLDVLQDAPWEVEAPENELIPANRLSFRSSPKHNLVSEPTCPPPGDIPPAVSSPQAHRGYAPAPAMAKYVRILYDFTARNANELSVLKDEVLEVLEDDHQWWKLRNRSGQAGYVPCNILDETRLEDAPLDQAGLKYWGPSSPTHKLPRSFAGDKDELIHHMDEVNDELIRRISHIRTQPQRNFRVERSQPVGLPLTYESGPAEVRAWLEAKAFSARIVENLGILTGPQLFSLNKDELKKVCGEEGIRVYSQLTVQKAVLEEQQGGSELEELMSKFHSKNQRRVEDDS; encoded by the exons CACCTGGCCACGTTCATCATGGACAAGAGTGAGGCCATCGTGTCCGTGGATGACGCCATCCGGAAACTGGTGCAGCTGAGCTCCAAGGAGAAAGTGTGGACGCAGGAGATGCTGCTGCAGGTCAACGATCAGTCGCTGCGGCTGCTGGACATAGAGTCCCAG GAGGAGCTGGAGAACTTCCCGCTGCCCACCGTGCGGCACAGCCAGACGGTGCTGAACCAGCTGCGCTACCCCTCGGTGCTGCTGCTCGTGTGCCAGGACTCGGAGCAGAGCAAACCTGACATCCACTTCTTCTACTGCGACGAggtggag GCGGACCTGGTGCATGAGGACATCGAGAGCGCGCTGGCCGACTGCCGTCAAGGGAAGAAGATGCGGCCACAGACCCTGAA GGGCCACCAGGAGAAGATCCGGCAGCGGCAGTCGGTCCTGCCCCCCCCCAAGGACCCGGCCCCCATCCCCTTCCAGCGCTACGGCAGTGACTCCCCAACCAGCAAGAACCGGGTGGGCCCGCCGATGCCGCTCAGTGAGCCAG GCTTCCGCCGTCGGGAGTCGCAGGATGAGGAGCCCCGAGCCCTGCTGGCCCAGAAGATAGAAAAGGAAACG CAAATCCTCAACTGTGCCCTGGACGACATCGAGTGGTTCGTGGCTCGGCTGCAGAAGGCGGCAGAGGCTTTCAAGCAGCTGAACCAGcgcaagaaagggaagaagaaggggaagaaggggccAGCAG AGGGGGTCCTCACGCTGCGGGCACGGCCCCCCTCCGAGGCCCAGTTTGTCGACTGTTTTCAGAAGATCAAGCTGGCTATCAACCTTCTC GCCAAGCTGCAGAAGCACATCCAGAACCCCAGCGCTGCAGAACTCGTGCACTTCCTCTTCGGACCTCTGGACCTG ATCATCAGCACCTGTGGGGGCCCAGACATCGCCCGCTCCGTCACCAGCCCCCTGCTTTCCCGCGATGCCGTGGGCTTCCTGCGAGGCCACCTGGTCCCCAAGGAGACGATGCTGTGGGAGTCTCTCGGGGAGACATGGACTCGTCCTCG CTTTGAGTGGCCGCGGGAGCCCCTGGTGCCCCTGTACGTGCCCAAGTTCCACAGCGGCTGGGAGCCACCCCTGGACGTGCTGCAGGACGCTCCCTGGGAAGTGGAGGCCCCGGAGAACGAG CTGATCCCAGCAAACCGGCTATCCTTTCGAAGCTCCCCCAAACACAACCTGGTATCTGAGCCCACATGTCCACCTCCGGGAGACATCCCCCCCGCAGTCAGCTCCCCGCAGGCTCACAG GGGCTACGCACCCGCGCCAGCCATGGCCAAGTATGTCAGGATCCTCTATGACTTCACGGCCCGCAACGCCAACGAGCTGTCAGTGCTCAAGGACGAGGTCCTGGAG GTGCTGGAGGATGACCACCAGTGGTGGAAGCTTCGCAATCGCAGCGGCCAGGCGGGCTACGTGCCCTGCAACATCCTGGACGAGACTCGGCTGGAGGACGCCCCCCTGGATCAG gccgGTCTGAAATACTGGGGTCCCTCCAGCCCCACTCACAAGCTGCCCCGGAGCTTCGCGGGGGACAAAGACG AGTTGATCCACCACATGGACGAGGTCAACGACGAGCTCATCAGGAGGATCAGCCACATCAGGACGCAGCCGCAGCGGAACTTCCGCGTGGAGCGCAGCCAGCCCGTGGGCCTGCCGCTCACCTACGAGTCCGGGCCCGCAGAGGTCCGCGCCTGGCTGGAGGCCAAGGCCTTCAGCGCCCG gatcGTGGAGAACCTGGGCATCCTGACGGGCCCGCAGCTCTTCTCGCTCAACAAGGACGAGCTGAAGAAGGTGTGCGGAGAGGAGGGCATCCGCGTGTACAGCCAGCTCACCGTGCAGAAGGCGGTCCTGGAG GAGCAGCAAGGTGGGTCGGAGCTGGAGGAGCTCATGAGCAAGTTTCATTCCAAGAACCAGAGGAGGGTGGAGGACGACAGCTAG